Part of the Eshraghiella crossota genome is shown below.
ATGATACTCCTGATAAGGACAAAATTAACGAACTTGCGGCTTTTATCAATAATTTCGGATATTCAATTAAGGTTTCCAATGATGAAATCCATCCGAAAGAATTGCAGAAGCTTATGGAAAAGATTGAAGGTTCGGAAGAAGAGAATCTTATAAGCCGTCTTACGTTAAGGGCTATGAAGCGTGCGGGATATACAGTGGAATGTAAAGGTCATTTCGGACTTGCTGCCAAATATTACACACACTTCACGTCGCCTATAAGAAGATATCCTGATTTACAGATACACAGGATAATTAAAGAAAGCCTTCACGGCGGAATTACCGATAAGAGGATAAAACATTACGAGAATATACTTCCTGACGTAACAAAACATGCCAGTCAGACAGAGCGGAGGGCAGATGATGCTGAACGCGAAGTTGACAAAATGAAAAAAGCAGAGTATATGTCTCTTAGGATAGGAAAGACATTTTCCGGTGTCATATCAGGTGTAACCGCATGGGGACTTTATGTTGAACTTCCTAATACGGTAGAAGGACTTGTCCATGTTAATGAATTAACGGATGATTATTATATCTTTGACCAGAACAGTTATGAATTATATGGCGAGGTTACCCATAAGACATACAAACTTGGCATGAAAGTCAGAGTGAAATGCACAGGTGCAAGTAAAGTTCTTCGCACCGTTGATTTTCAGATAGTAGAGGACGATATATAAATTATGGAAAAGAAAGATAACGGCTTTAAACTTGTAGCCAATAACAAAAAAGCATATTTTGATTACTTTATCGAAGATAAATGGGAAGCCGGTATTGCATTGTACGGTACTGAGGTTAAATCAATCCGTATGGGTAAGGCAAGTATAAAAGAATCTTATATTAAGATTGAAAACGGTGAAGTTTTCATATATAATATGCACATAAGTCCTTATGAAAAGGGTAATATTTTTAACAGAGACCCGGTAAGAGTAAGAAAGCTTCTGCTTCATAAGGCGGAAATCAATAAGATTGCCGGTAAAACTGCTGAAAAGGGATATACACTTGTTCCCTTACAGATATATATTAAAGATGGTCTTTGCAAGGTGGAAATCGGTCTTGGCAAAGGTAAGAAATTATATGATAAGCGTGATTCTATTGCTAAAAAAGATGTCCGCAGAGAAAATGAACGCGATTTCAAAATTAAAAATTTATAGACTGATATTCAGTCCCCCGACAGGCGGAATTTTGCCTGTCGTGAAAATAAGGGCCTGTACAGGTTTCGACGGGGGTTTTGAATTCGGAGAAGCAAGTCGTAAGGCAATGCGTCAAATTCCAAATTAAATATAAACGCTGACGATAATAGTTTAGCATTCGCTGCCTAATTGCAGCTGTCGGCTCTGATGCACCTGCACATCAGAATCCCGGCATCGACTTTGCAGGAAACGACTTATACAAAGCTTTGAGTATATGGGCGTATTATGAAGCTACTAAAGGTTTAATTCTGTCTGTCGAAGTGAACCGGAGGGAATGTCAAATAACAGACTAAGCTTGTAGAAGGACGATGGATGGGCTTTCGGACAGGAGTTCGATTCTCCTCAGGTCCACTGGAACTAAACAAAATAACGTTGTGTTTACTTGAATTTTTATTAATATAATCCGACGCAACGTGTGAGCACCTACCGACAGTCAGGCTAGTGATAGTCTGGCTGTTTTATTTTTTATTTAATTATTTTATATATGTAGGAGGAATTATTTATGTTTCAATATATCTGGCCGGTTATATTAGTTGTGTTTTCAAATACTGTATATCAGGTATGTACAAAGGGAGTTCCTGAAAATATGAACCCATTTGCTTCTTTGATTATTACTTATCTTGTAGGGGCTGCAGCATCTCTTATTATGTTTTTTGTTCTGGGGAACAGTCGTAATATTTTGGCTGAATTGAAGAAAACGAATTGGATACCTTTTGTACTCGGATTAGTGATTGTAG
Proteins encoded:
- the smpB gene encoding SsrA-binding protein SmpB, translated to MEKKDNGFKLVANNKKAYFDYFIEDKWEAGIALYGTEVKSIRMGKASIKESYIKIENGEVFIYNMHISPYEKGNIFNRDPVRVRKLLLHKAEINKIAGKTAEKGYTLVPLQIYIKDGLCKVEIGLGKGKKLYDKRDSIAKKDVRRENERDFKIKNL
- a CDS encoding EamA family transporter, producing MFQYIWPVILVVFSNTVYQVCTKGVPENMNPFASLIITYLVGAAASLIMFFVLGNSRNILAELKKTNWIPFVLGLVIVGLEVGFIYAYKAGWKISTAQIVTSSILGVILIFVGYIGYKESITWNKIVGIIVCLVGLGLINMK